The genomic stretch ACTTGATTCGATGCTAATAATAACAGCGGAGACGGTCGGGCAGACTACCTCTGCATGGAGTGAGTATCCTTCCATTGTAAAGCGTCATACATGCTGATAAGATACTCTATAGTCCGGATGGCCGTACAGATGGCTGGCTGAACAAGGGAGAGAATAGTTTCGAATCTATCGGGCAAGTCAAGCGAAGTGAACACTATGACCGTGCAAGTGAGTTTTTTACAGCGTATATCGTCATGGTCCAAACAACTCTAACCAATACAGACCACCGTTGGGCGGACGTGAACGGTAAGTGTTCCTAAACTGAGTGACGAGATAGGGCTCATTCTCGTTAGGGGATCGGATGGCTGATTTTCTCTGGATCGACAAATTCAATGGTGATACCAAGGTAACTAGTTCTATGTGGCATTTGAAGTCTACTATAGCTGGTTATGTCAAGGTGTGGAT from Aspergillus oryzae RIB40 DNA, chromosome 1 encodes the following:
- a CDS encoding uncharacterized protein (predicted protein), translating into MDPDGRTDGWLNKGENSFESIGQVKRSEHYDRASEFFTAYIVMVQTTLTNTDHRWADVNGDRMADFLWIDKFNGDTKVTSSMWHLKSTIAGYVKVWINQGPVPTLDSKWRCGPQDGPRYMGADRGAYTWSNECPNEALDDDDSTEDPKLPQYPAPAQPASINNNGANDAM